GCAGGCTCAAGCCATCACTTATGATGATGTCGTCATCCTCGAAAAGGGTCTGGGCGAAAAATCTGCCATCTCTGCGACAAAAGACCAGTATCTGGTAGTTGTCGCCGTCCAGTTCCATTTGTGTCTGGTGAACCAGTTCGCTGTCGGGCATTTGTGTAACCTGAGATGCTGAGGGGGGAGTGTTTTCCATGAAAACAGCACTAATTATGCCAAGAGCAAGGTGTGAATTGTTGGAGTGTTTAGAGGAATGGATTTGCGGGAGTTGTGATTTAACGGATGGAGGCTGCTATTTGACGCGAGTCAGGACGTAATCCGCCAAGTCAAAAAGCGCAGCTTTTTCAGTTGACTCAGGGAACACATTGAGGTGGCCTTTGCAACGGTTGACGTACTCGTTGGCAACGGCAATTGTATGTTTTATCCCATCATATTTCCCCACCAAATCAAAGACAGTTGAAAAGTCCTGGTCTTCGAGAATATCTTTTTCGATTATCGTCCCGATCTGACTTCTTTCCTCTGCAGTACATTGCCTGAGGGTATGAATCAGGGGGAGGGTTATTTTGCCCTCTTCAAGATCGTGACCGATACTTTTGCCAAACTGCTCTTCACTGGCAACATAGTCGAGGGTGTCATCCATGAGTTGAAAGGCAATTCCAAGGTCCATGCCGAATTCCTGCAGTGCGGTTTCATGCTGGGAAGACGCCTGGCCGAGAATGGCCCCGGATTGACACGCTGCCGATAGGAGAATGGCCGTCTTTGCCTTTACCACCTCTATGTATCTTTCCAGGGTCAGGTCCAGATCGCTGGTACAGATCAGCTGCAGCACTTCGCCTTCGGCAATAATTGTTGTAGCGCCAGAAAGCACCTTCAGTATTTTCAGGTCGCCATCGGCAACCATCAAGGAGAATGATTTTGAAAAAAGAAAATCGCCGACCAGAACTGAGGCCTCATTGCCCCACAATGTATTAGCTGAAGCTATGCCGCGGCGGAGATTGGCGTTGTCGACAACATCGTCGTGGAGAAGGGTTGCGGTGTGGATAAATTCTATGACACTGGCCAGGGCAACATTCCTGTTGCCGGTGTAGCCACATAATTTTGCAGAAAGCAATAACAGCGCTGGTCGGATCCTTTTGCCGCCACTGGCAAGAACGTATTCGCCCACCTTGCGAATCAGCGGTACATCCGAATGAAGATCCTTCTTGAACTGTAGCTCTACGTTTGTAAGATCTTCCCCAATAAGGGCAAGTGCTGCTTCCATTGCCAGACCTCTACTGAATTTTGGCCAATACTATAGGAAAGACTTAACTGTTGTCAAAGCTTTTCTGGTCAGCGCCTTGTCAGATGTAAGCAGAAAGAGACTTCATTTATGTTGATTTTTACATACTCTTGCACTAACATTCCCGTGCTGTTAATCAACCCCGGCGAGAGAACCTTTGGCAAATTTTTCACCCCATATACTAGTGGTCGACGATTCCCCTTCCTTTCAGAAAATGGTCTACGGGCTCCTGTTGAAGAAGGGTTATCGGGTTACCTGCGCCTCATCCGGGGAGGAAGCCGTCAGGCTTTTTCGGGCTGAGGAATTCAACATGGTGTTGACTGACATCATGTTGCCGGGCATGAGTGGCTTGAACATGCTTAAACTGGCAAAGGAAATGAAACCGGAGATAGATGTGGTGATCATTTCCAGCAATGCATCATCTTTTACTGCCATTAAGGCCTTGAGGCTTGGTGCCTACGACTATATCGTCAAGCCCATTGATGATGAGGCCATTCTCTACAATGTTGTAGCCAGGACCATGGAAAAACAATCGCTGACCGTTGAAAACCGGCGATTGATCCGTGACCTTTCAGAAAAGAACCATGCCCTGGAAGAAACGCTGCAGATGATGACTACACTAAACAGTGCCTGTGCCGCTCTGGCTTCGACTACGGATATTGGTACAATTTTGCGGAAACTGGTGGAGAGTGCGGTTGCACAGTTGAAGGCAGAAAAGGGTTATCTTTTGCTACTGGATAAATCAGGAATGAAATTTTCTATGAAGGTCTGTGTCGGCATCGATCACAATTTGGCAAAGACTTTCAGTATGCAGAAAGATCAGGGTATATCAGGTCTTGTCGCTGCCGATAATAAACCGTTGTCAATTGAGTCCGATATACCCGCTTCTCTTACTGTAAGGCTTCTTGAGGAAGACACCTGTGGAGATCTTTTCAGCACACCGGGAATACTGTCGGTGCCACTGCAGATAAAGGACCGTGTCGTGGGGGTGGTCAACATCTCCGGGCGCCCCGGAGGCAAAATGTTTACCGACACGGAGGTAGATTTCGTTACGACCCTTGCAACTTACGCAGCCATTGCCCTTGATAATGCAGGCACCTGTTATCGCCTCAGAAAAAACGGAATTTGATCCCTGTTGCATCAGGTATTACTCATGGCGTGTGTGCCACGACAATAGCGTTCCTGCCGCTAGTCTTTGCCTGATATAAAGCCACATCTGCAGCATGAACCAGTGACGTGAACGTGTGTCCGTCTTCCGGGAAAGAAGCAACGCCGATACTAGTCGTAAGCCTCCCCAATGGAAGATTTTCTTCTTCCGGAAAAGCCTCCTTTTCAATTCCTGCGCGGATCCGCTCTGCTACCGCCAAAGACTCTGTTTTTGAAGTGCCGGGTAAAATGGCGCAGAATTCTTCACCTCCATAGCGTGCTACGATATCCATGTCCCTGACCGATGCCCTGATTATGGCAGCTGTCTTTCTCAACGCCTCATCACCGGCAATGTGGCCGCATAGGTCATTGTAAATCTTGAAATGATCCAGATCTATGAACAGTATTGTCAAATTCAATTTTTGACGAATACTACGATTAAGCTCTTCTTCAATACGGTTTTTGAGGAAGCGGCGGTTATAAAGACCGGTTAAGGCATCAGTTACGGCCATTTTTTCGAAAATGACTGATTCCTCAATAACCAGAGTTCTTTCAATCATCAGAGAAGCAAGATTGGCAAAAGAGGTGAGAAGGTTTTTGTCAGATTCCGTGAAGGCTGCCATATCTTCCTTATCGGATAGATTCAGCACCCCGATGGTCTTGTCCTTAAGCTTCAACGGAATGCAGATGAGGGATTTGGACTTGAATCGTGGCCTGTTCCTGATGCCTATCCTGCTGTCTTTTTCGATGTCATCGACCAAAAGCGGGATGCCGGTCTTGGCCACCTTGCCGGCTATCCCTCTACCTACCTTGACAGTCATGCACTGGGCGAGATGCAGGCTCATCCCCATGGTATAAACAATATGCAAGCTTTCCCCGCTTTTATCCATCATCATAATTGATCCCTGGGTGGCATTTAGCAGGTCAGCTGCCAGTTCCAGTATAGTCTTGTAGAGTTCATCTTTATTTTCCGCGAACAGCAATGTATTGGTAACGGACAAAAGCTTGTTCGACAGGGCGTTCAGTTGCAGGTGTTCTGCCTCATTTTTCAGGTGTCTTATCTTGGCAGCTATCCTGGCGGCTATTAACTCAACCAATAAAACATCCACTGAATGTGGCGCGCTGTCAAAAACAGAAATAAAGCCCAGATGGCTTCCTTCGGCTTTCAAAGGGAAAAAGATCACTTGCTCGGCTGTTATACCTGTGAATATTGCTGCTGCTTCTTCTTCAAATCTCAGGGTTTTTCTGCTTCTGTCTCTGGTTAAAAACGATTTTATTTTTGTCTCAGGTATGTCGTGAATTTTCTCCAGTCCCAGTTTACCGACAATTGAGTAGCATTCTTTGTCCATGTCCAGTAACGCCAGAGCGACCTTGGGAAAGTCGAAGACAAAGCCGAGAAGGTCTGTAGAAAAAGATACGAGTTCATCGGTTGATTGCAGGTCATCGAGTTGTTCAAGCAGGCCGACTACTATGGACAGACGGCTTACAGTCTGATCATAAAGGGACTTATACAGTCTTTCGACCTGCAATGATGGCAAAATCTCATGAATCTGTTCTGCAACCCCTTCCAGTTCATGGATCGTCGCTACTGGTAATTTTTCAAGCTGATTAAGAAGGGAAAATACATCAACTTTATCAGCCCGTGAAAGTCTTTCCAGTTGCCAAAAGTCAATCAGTTTGTCTCTTACACCGTTGCCCACCAGGCAGAAGTCCGTACCGCCAATGTCAAAGGACACAACAAAACTTAAAAATCCTCCGTTGTATCTGTAAACAGCTGTTTTCTTTGTCTGTAGATCGGGCTTTAGCGGACTGCCAAAGAAGTTAAGGCCGATTTCATTGCTGAGAGCATCATGCACTATAGAGCCGCAGGGTTCAAACTGACAAGTCCCATTCGTTGAAGAGGTTTTACTTCGAGAATAAAGGTTGAGATTGTACTGGGCAAGGAATGGATAGCTTTTAAGTTTTGCCAGCAATTCAGCCGGTGGTGCTTTTTGAGCTTTTTCTTCCATGGCCGAAGCTCTCCGATAATACTTAGGTGTACCACAGCTTGTGAAATCGGTTTTGTCAGAGGTATTAGCGGTATTTACATAATCAATGCCGAACAATTATTACACGGTGATTTTTGGGTTGCATCGTCATGGGGAACAGATTATAAATATTGCTATGAGGTGCCATTCTGCCTGAGTATATTAACTGAGAGATATGC
This region of Geotalea daltonii FRC-32 genomic DNA includes:
- a CDS encoding response regulator, with the translated sequence MANFSPHILVVDDSPSFQKMVYGLLLKKGYRVTCASSGEEAVRLFRAEEFNMVLTDIMLPGMSGLNMLKLAKEMKPEIDVVIISSNASSFTAIKALRLGAYDYIVKPIDDEAILYNVVARTMEKQSLTVENRRLIRDLSEKNHALEETLQMMTTLNSACAALASTTDIGTILRKLVESAVAQLKAEKGYLLLLDKSGMKFSMKVCVGIDHNLAKTFSMQKDQGISGLVAADNKPLSIESDIPASLTVRLLEEDTCGDLFSTPGILSVPLQIKDRVVGVVNISGRPGGKMFTDTEVDFVTTLATYAAIALDNAGTCYRLRKNGI
- a CDS encoding sensor domain-containing diguanylate cyclase, whose translation is MEEKAQKAPPAELLAKLKSYPFLAQYNLNLYSRSKTSSTNGTCQFEPCGSIVHDALSNEIGLNFFGSPLKPDLQTKKTAVYRYNGGFLSFVVSFDIGGTDFCLVGNGVRDKLIDFWQLERLSRADKVDVFSLLNQLEKLPVATIHELEGVAEQIHEILPSLQVERLYKSLYDQTVSRLSIVVGLLEQLDDLQSTDELVSFSTDLLGFVFDFPKVALALLDMDKECYSIVGKLGLEKIHDIPETKIKSFLTRDRSRKTLRFEEEAAAIFTGITAEQVIFFPLKAEGSHLGFISVFDSAPHSVDVLLVELIAARIAAKIRHLKNEAEHLQLNALSNKLLSVTNTLLFAENKDELYKTILELAADLLNATQGSIMMMDKSGESLHIVYTMGMSLHLAQCMTVKVGRGIAGKVAKTGIPLLVDDIEKDSRIGIRNRPRFKSKSLICIPLKLKDKTIGVLNLSDKEDMAAFTESDKNLLTSFANLASLMIERTLVIEESVIFEKMAVTDALTGLYNRRFLKNRIEEELNRSIRQKLNLTILFIDLDHFKIYNDLCGHIAGDEALRKTAAIIRASVRDMDIVARYGGEEFCAILPGTSKTESLAVAERIRAGIEKEAFPEEENLPLGRLTTSIGVASFPEDGHTFTSLVHAADVALYQAKTSGRNAIVVAHTP
- a CDS encoding polyprenyl synthetase family protein gives rise to the protein MEAALALIGEDLTNVELQFKKDLHSDVPLIRKVGEYVLASGGKRIRPALLLLSAKLCGYTGNRNVALASVIEFIHTATLLHDDVVDNANLRRGIASANTLWGNEASVLVGDFLFSKSFSLMVADGDLKILKVLSGATTIIAEGEVLQLICTSDLDLTLERYIEVVKAKTAILLSAACQSGAILGQASSQHETALQEFGMDLGIAFQLMDDTLDYVASEEQFGKSIGHDLEEGKITLPLIHTLRQCTAEERSQIGTIIEKDILEDQDFSTVFDLVGKYDGIKHTIAVANEYVNRCKGHLNVFPESTEKAALFDLADYVLTRVK